CCGTAGGTAAAGGAGAGCTCTTTATAATCCTCCACCTCATAGCCCAGTCCATTGGCAATAGAAGCAGCTACTTCTTTTTGTCCGATCTGATGATAAGCAGCGGCCAGCATCCACCTGCCTGGCACATTTTTGTAGAGTCCCTCGCGGAATCTGTTCATGGCCCCAAGTTGCGGTTTATCCGCCAGTGCCAACAGATATAAACGATACGCCTGGATCAACTCGGACCGCCGATTACTGCTAACCACCCAGTTGTTTGCCACGGATACCTGGTAATCAAGCCAGCCATTAAGCAGATCTGCCGGCAAATCGTATCCTAACGATTTAGCCGCGAGCAGGAAGTGGCCGGCATAGTTGGTGCCCCAATCATTCACATTTGATCGTCCCGGCCAATAGCTAAACCCACCATTGGGTCGTTGAAAACGCGCAAGACGAGAAATGGCAGCATTGACATTCCGTTCGATACGCGCTTCTTGCTCGTCTTCTAGCGATAATAAATCGGAGAGATATAGCTGTGGGAAGGCGCCAGACGTTGTCTGCTCAACACATCCATGCGGATACCGCATCAGGTAGCGTAGTCTTTTCTCGAGATTCAAAGGCTGCATGAGCGAGACTTCCAGCATCCCTGAATTGGTGCCGGCGATGCCTGTCACTTCAGGCTCCAGTGTCAGCGTTTCACCCGGTTGAATAGAGAGCTCCTTGACCAGTGTCACAGCCGGATTTGGGTGACGAACATCGATATCAAAATTGTATTCTGCGGTTTCACTTCCTTTACGCGCAATGGCACGAATACTGGCCTGCCCAACTTGCTCTTTGATTTTCATCGGGAATGTGATAACCTCTTCGCCGGCCTCATCAAACGACACAATTTTCCGAGGCATTCCGGTTAATTCGATCAATTCGTTTGTATCAATTTCTACCTCCACATCGCCCATGTCATCTTCCATTGCAAAAACAGAAAGGTAAAAATCGACTTCTTCCTCCGGCCCCAACACGCGCGGCAGTGTACCCAGGAGCATAAGCGGCTTGCGGACAGGCGTAGCTTTTTCAGCAGCACCAAACGCCGCCCCGTTGCCGGCTACTACCATCGTACGCACCGAGCCAACGTAGAGCGGCATATCTACCGTGTGAGAGGCCGTTTTGCCAGCACCCAACTCAAACGGACCCAGATACTTTACCACGGGCCTAAATCGGTTCACTTTGGAAACACCGGTCTCACTTTCTTCTTCTGCACCACCACCAATACCCAGCAAAGATTGATACTGCAGGCTTGAAGCGCCTACCACGTGATCAAACACATCCCAGGTTTTGGTGGAAAGCGCCTGTCGCGCGAAAAAGTAATCCCACGGATTAGGTGTTTTGAAGCGGGTGAGATCCAGCAAGCCTTCATCGACGACAGCCACCGTGTAGGTCATCGGCCGGCCGGTGGCTTCAGACACCTGGATTTGCACGGGGGATTCGGGCCGAATGACATCGGCCATTGTGATTTCGGGTTTTAGATGGGAGCCGGCATCGTAAACCTTGATTGGAATCACACCATACAATCGGATAGGCAAGTCGTTGGCTGTCTGCGCATGGGGCTGAAGCAGGGTGACGTTGGCATAGATATTAGGTGCCATCGCAGCAGTTGCTTCAAATGTAAAGGTTGTGGTTCCCTGTTCAGCATCGATCCAGTGCGTACTAAGGACTTCGGTGCCTGATTCCAGGCTCACCAGCGCCCGCCCTTCTGCCGGCGTAGGAATACTCAAGGTAACCTCTTCACCCACGTTATATGATTCTTTGTCTGAAGAGAAAGTTAACATGGATTCGCAGCCCGGCTGCCCGCCTTTGCCGCGCCGGCTCCCGTACCAACTGGCATAGACAAACGTCCCACTACAATGCCCTCCTTTATCGCAAGCGCGGATCAGAAAACGGCCCCAGCTTGCATAATCGAGACGAATCGTAGCACGAGCCTTGCCACTCGCATCCGTTGCAACAGTATCTGCTGAGATAGGGTTTTTGAACTCGGCGGCGTTATAATTGATGGTTTCTCGTGAACCTCGATCCCACCACCATCGCCACCCCA
This Bacteroidota bacterium DNA region includes the following protein-coding sequences:
- a CDS encoding MG2 domain-containing protein, which encodes MNLELYDMSQQVVHVAKTNSEGVAKVQFTETPFLLVAKRGEQRGYLKLIDGEALSLSRFDVTGAQAKAGLRGFIYGERGVWRPGDPIHLTFVLDDSENPLPADHPVTFELRNPQGQLVDRIVENESVNGFYAFTTETDADATTGNYAAQIAVGGTKFSKTIKVETIMPNRLKINFDYDVPFITAEPGAKEADLSVTWLHGAVAKDLKAEVQATLLPAATAFDDFRQYTFDDPGRAYAQHIETIFSDDVNSQGRASFPIKLAANDNAPGKLRATFLTKVFEPGGAFSVDQFSHTYHPYNHYVGVLFPQKGSRRPRIMPDQDQEIEIVTVDREGNPVAKSDVTVSLYEVGWRWWWDRGSRETINYNAAEFKNPISADTVATDASGKARATIRLDYASWGRFLIRACDKGGHCSGTFVYASWYGSRRGKGGQPGCESMLTFSSDKESYNVGEEVTLSIPTPAEGRALVSLESGTEVLSTHWIDAEQGTTTFTFEATAAMAPNIYANVTLLQPHAQTANDLPIRLYGVIPIKVYDAGSHLKPEITMADVIRPESPVQIQVSEATGRPMTYTVAVVDEGLLDLTRFKTPNPWDYFFARQALSTKTWDVFDHVVGASSLQYQSLLGIGGGAEEESETGVSKVNRFRPVVKYLGPFELGAGKTASHTVDMPLYVGSVRTMVVAGNGAAFGAAEKATPVRKPLMLLGTLPRVLGPEEEVDFYLSVFAMEDDMGDVEVEIDTNELIELTGMPRKIVSFDEAGEEVITFPMKIKEQVGQASIRAIARKGSETAEYNFDIDVRHPNPAVTLVKELSIQPGETLTLEPEVTGIAGTNSGMLEVSLMQPLNLEKRLRYLMRYPHGCVEQTTSGAFPQLYLSDLLSLEDEQEARIERNVNAAISRLARFQRPNGGFSYWPGRSNVNDWGTNYAGHFLLAAKSLGYDLPADLLNGWLDYQVSVANNWVVSSNRRSELIQAYRLYLLALADKPQLGAMNRFREGLYKNVPGRWMLAAAYHQIGQKEVAASIANGLGYEVEDYKELSFTYG